One Tunturibacter gelidoferens genomic region harbors:
- a CDS encoding glycoside hydrolase family 55 protein, producing the protein MILAGCSGQTIPVEEGGTAAVQPALSGANLNKGPLSFPTGFMTSVKTYGAVGDGVTDDTAAIQKALSDGRSNASGDYYGVPKALYFPPGTYLVSNTLQWVGCCVTLQGSGSSSSIIRLAPDSGGFNNTSAPKPMILTPLGNQSFRQNVWDLGLTIGSGNPGATAITYVSNNIGSIHNVFVKSEDGKGHAGIDLTQHYAGPLMIRNTEIQGFDVGIDLQNAEYSATMEGITLTSQNIAGIRNSNQLINIRGLTSTNKVPAITNSGGFVVLLDGTLSGGVATVPAIETDNTMFVRNVSSSGYEATLQDTSTSTPTLHKGTLTHLVVGTPSTLTGTASSTNGLDLAVQETPSFTSTSLSDWAVFTPKWYGDTSGLQTVLNSGKHTVYFPFAAYFSYNEADVTVPDTVDRIVGFSSVVNTGAGTNGGGIRFVVTSNSTQPLIIEQFGYGIKIDHRGSRPVVLKDAFITNYASYPGAGKLFLEDIGINSFNIQKGQQAFVRQLDNEILATKISNLGGSLWILGLKTEKAGTVINTASGGQTELLGGLIYPAVPVSSSQPAFISTDAQTSYIYKESVYCLGCGYSIQVQETRSGVTQEITSPNNKSFRMPLFVGYK; encoded by the coding sequence GTGATTTTGGCGGGTTGCTCCGGACAGACCATCCCCGTCGAGGAAGGCGGCACCGCCGCGGTGCAGCCTGCCTTGTCAGGCGCAAACCTGAACAAGGGCCCTCTATCGTTTCCCACAGGCTTTATGACCTCGGTTAAAACATACGGTGCCGTCGGTGACGGCGTAACCGATGACACCGCGGCCATTCAGAAGGCTCTCTCCGACGGACGATCCAACGCTTCCGGCGACTACTACGGAGTGCCAAAGGCGTTGTACTTCCCGCCAGGAACCTACCTCGTTAGCAACACTCTTCAGTGGGTCGGATGCTGTGTCACACTGCAGGGATCGGGTTCGTCGAGCAGCATCATTCGCCTCGCCCCCGACTCCGGCGGCTTCAACAACACGTCAGCTCCAAAGCCGATGATCCTTACGCCGCTCGGAAACCAGTCCTTCCGTCAGAACGTTTGGGATCTTGGTCTCACGATCGGCTCCGGTAACCCAGGCGCCACCGCCATTACCTATGTCTCCAACAACATCGGCTCGATCCACAACGTCTTCGTCAAGAGCGAAGACGGAAAGGGGCATGCTGGTATCGATCTCACGCAGCACTACGCCGGCCCTCTGATGATCCGCAACACGGAGATACAGGGCTTCGACGTAGGCATCGATCTTCAAAACGCCGAGTACAGTGCCACCATGGAAGGCATCACCCTCACGAGCCAAAACATCGCCGGTATTCGCAACAGCAATCAACTGATCAATATTCGCGGTCTCACCAGCACCAACAAAGTTCCAGCCATCACCAACTCCGGAGGGTTCGTCGTTCTGCTCGACGGCACCCTCTCCGGCGGCGTGGCAACAGTTCCCGCAATCGAGACCGACAACACGATGTTCGTGCGAAATGTATCCTCAAGCGGATACGAAGCGACCTTGCAGGACACGAGCACCTCCACCCCAACTCTCCACAAAGGTACCCTCACGCATCTCGTAGTCGGCACGCCCTCAACGCTCACAGGAACCGCATCCTCAACCAACGGTCTCGATCTGGCCGTTCAAGAGACGCCCTCCTTCACTAGTACAAGCCTGTCCGATTGGGCCGTCTTCACTCCTAAGTGGTACGGGGATACCTCCGGTCTTCAGACCGTTCTCAACAGCGGCAAGCACACCGTTTACTTCCCATTTGCCGCATACTTTTCCTACAACGAAGCCGACGTCACCGTGCCCGATACTGTCGATCGAATCGTCGGCTTCTCCTCCGTCGTCAACACAGGCGCCGGAACAAACGGCGGCGGCATTCGCTTCGTCGTCACCAGCAACAGCACTCAGCCGCTCATCATCGAGCAGTTCGGCTACGGAATCAAGATCGATCATCGCGGTAGCCGCCCCGTCGTTCTCAAGGACGCATTCATCACTAACTACGCGAGCTACCCCGGCGCCGGGAAGCTCTTTCTTGAGGACATCGGCATCAACAGCTTCAACATCCAGAAGGGGCAGCAGGCCTTTGTGCGACAACTCGACAACGAGATCTTAGCAACCAAGATCTCGAATCTGGGCGGCTCCCTCTGGATTCTAGGCCTCAAGACCGAGAAGGCAGGCACAGTCATCAACACTGCCAGCGGTGGTCAGACAGAGCTTCTCGGAGGCCTTATCTATCCAGCCGTACCTGTGTCCTCTAGCCAACCCGCGTTCATCTCAACAGACGCCCAGACATCCTACATCTACAAAGAATCCGTCTACTGCTTAGGTTGCGGATACTCCATCCA
- a CDS encoding glycosyltransferase family 4 protein — protein sequence MRIIHMIPGTADPNSANGVNKVVHWLATNMVAQGHECEVWILLPTEEHSNHARTYKLVPFPGSRSQLGLTKDLHAALSDLPEGTWVQLHSVFVPQLTSAAKLLHKRKIQFGITPHGGYLSDRSGRSIAGRIRKRLYLSAWEGWTLRNASLIHAIGQTEVDDLKSRFSSLHQIALIPNGFELPNHETASQPGLESRSDTEIIKPTITYCGRMVIFQKGLDILLEGFAAYRKLGGTLNLTMVGDGPDRPQLEALAKEHGIVESITWTGQIFGAPLRNILSGSTFFVHSSRFDVIPTACLEAASCGVPLIVSEETNLADFVRHSSSGLVLTPNTPTRLAELLAEAERLGVTERTRMGASAKLMIDRDFTWSEISRHLVLAIEHATHP from the coding sequence TTGCGCATCATCCACATGATTCCAGGAACCGCTGACCCGAATTCGGCCAATGGAGTTAACAAAGTCGTGCACTGGCTTGCAACCAACATGGTTGCCCAGGGTCACGAGTGCGAGGTCTGGATCTTACTTCCAACTGAGGAGCATTCCAATCACGCACGCACCTACAAGCTCGTTCCTTTTCCTGGGAGCAGATCGCAACTCGGGCTCACCAAAGATCTCCACGCCGCCCTGTCGGATCTGCCTGAAGGCACATGGGTGCAGTTGCACTCTGTTTTTGTTCCGCAACTCACATCCGCCGCAAAGCTACTGCACAAAAGAAAGATACAATTCGGCATCACGCCGCACGGAGGTTATCTCTCCGACCGCAGCGGTCGATCCATCGCCGGCCGAATCCGGAAGCGACTCTATCTCTCCGCGTGGGAAGGCTGGACTCTACGAAACGCCTCCCTGATACACGCCATAGGCCAGACCGAAGTGGACGATCTCAAATCTAGATTCTCTTCGCTCCATCAGATCGCTCTCATTCCGAATGGCTTCGAACTGCCCAACCATGAGACTGCCAGCCAGCCCGGCCTCGAGAGCCGTTCTGACACCGAGATCATCAAGCCCACCATCACTTACTGCGGAAGAATGGTGATCTTCCAAAAGGGCTTGGACATCCTTCTAGAAGGATTCGCAGCATACCGGAAATTAGGAGGCACGCTCAACTTGACCATGGTTGGCGATGGCCCTGACCGACCTCAGCTAGAGGCGCTCGCGAAAGAACATGGCATCGTCGAATCCATCACCTGGACAGGGCAAATCTTCGGAGCGCCTCTTCGCAACATTCTTAGCGGCTCGACGTTCTTCGTTCACTCCTCCCGCTTCGACGTAATCCCCACGGCATGCCTTGAGGCCGCTTCATGCGGCGTTCCACTGATCGTCTCCGAAGAGACCAACCTCGCCGACTTCGTCCGGCACTCCAGCTCCGGACTGGTCCTTACTCCAAATACTCCCACTCGACTAGCCGAGCTCTTAGCAGAAGCAGAGAGACTTGGAGTCACTGAACGCACCCGCATGGGCGCCTCGGCGAAATTGATGATCGATCGAGATTTCACCTGGAGCGAGATCTCTCGCCATCTAGTCCTCGCAATCGAGCACGCAACTCACCCGTAG
- a CDS encoding glycosyl hydrolase family 28-related protein, translated as MKRPLALFLLLFLTGMCAQAATYTATATHLTMHAGDPLPPLIFKLSSYSGPYAALFKGQPKLSTSATSSSPPGNYPIKIAAGSMTTVNRADSLTFVDGTLAIIPADGIGARLTNNIVYPPGFTSAAAFPIIDVTHNPIANLVGDGVTDNTAGLQKLFAFGRGAAQSKVTTSVSGNTYTVTQVGESVFTGLAPGSPIRIAGVIYTIAAVLDPQHLTLTTNPGTLSNVAARLPPDVVSTSGTTVTATSGPTFAALKPNASLQIGSAFYKVASVTDATHLELTTTPPSLKNVDMYYGAAAGGQLGALPMFLYFPPGVYLASDTIIPYGNYWSIYGAGAQTSIIKLAPNSSAFNTGTSPAQFFSPLSVNKNDNFHIFIQNMGFESGVGNPNVEIFTTQVNNIGAIRNVQVWSDDSNCVNALNIRRAYPGPGMMRNVAVYGCQNGIYSNQQEYNFTFEDITLEGQTVAGIGSMNMKFSIRHLLSDNTVPALQAELFHANTTIMDSELFGDNSTGIGLQNGKENGQQGCHLYTRNVKVVGYATSEADYCVTPSKTYKGDLAETWSGEAQTVFDQTAPPASLHLPESETPQPNDPDPRTWTMLGTSPATWAAIISGSKSPTVYAPPGQYGGNGAYAITVPDTVNHLQFFNAMPTPGRTYTINLTIAGSSKTPLIIEGCPNNACVITHTGSRTLVLIDDNTYNYSTAAGAGNLYIDDVILGSNNNPENTVTFYPGQHIWARQLDEEPARADKITCNGCTLWILGYKTEHNGTDIVATNAQIELFGFFYYKLSLAAPDSTTMQITDSSLFATGYENINIAGYGAPNWVIETRNGTTSHLVAPGVNSPQHLHVFYSYGGKKASTTPVRKFHNTIQNF; from the coding sequence ATGAAGAGGCCCCTGGCATTGTTCCTGCTGCTCTTTCTCACAGGCATGTGCGCACAGGCCGCAACTTATACCGCCACTGCAACACACCTCACCATGCATGCCGGCGACCCTCTCCCTCCCCTGATCTTCAAGTTGTCGTCTTACTCCGGACCCTACGCTGCTCTCTTCAAAGGCCAGCCGAAACTAAGCACCTCCGCGACCTCGAGTTCTCCCCCAGGTAACTACCCCATCAAAATCGCCGCTGGCTCCATGACGACCGTCAATCGAGCGGACAGTCTTACGTTTGTCGACGGAACCCTTGCGATAATCCCCGCCGATGGAATCGGAGCGCGCCTCACAAACAACATCGTCTACCCTCCAGGCTTCACCAGCGCCGCCGCATTTCCCATCATCGACGTCACACACAACCCGATCGCGAATCTCGTAGGCGATGGCGTCACCGACAATACCGCGGGCCTCCAGAAGTTATTTGCATTTGGCAGGGGAGCGGCACAGAGCAAGGTCACCACCTCCGTAAGCGGCAACACCTATACCGTGACTCAGGTCGGAGAATCGGTCTTCACCGGACTCGCGCCAGGCTCTCCTATCCGGATAGCAGGCGTGATCTACACCATCGCGGCCGTGCTTGATCCACAACATCTCACCCTCACAACAAATCCCGGCACACTCTCCAACGTCGCCGCTCGACTCCCACCCGACGTAGTCAGCACCAGCGGAACGACGGTAACAGCGACCAGCGGTCCAACCTTCGCAGCATTGAAGCCAAACGCGAGCCTTCAAATCGGCAGCGCCTTCTACAAGGTCGCCTCTGTCACAGACGCAACGCACCTCGAACTCACCACAACCCCACCCTCGCTCAAAAATGTGGATATGTACTACGGCGCAGCCGCAGGCGGCCAGCTGGGGGCACTTCCGATGTTCCTCTACTTCCCCCCGGGTGTGTATCTCGCAAGCGACACCATCATTCCCTACGGCAACTACTGGTCGATCTACGGAGCGGGTGCTCAAACCTCAATCATCAAACTGGCGCCAAACTCCTCCGCCTTCAATACAGGCACATCGCCGGCGCAGTTCTTCAGTCCGCTCAGCGTCAACAAGAACGACAACTTCCACATCTTTATTCAAAACATGGGCTTCGAGTCCGGCGTCGGAAATCCCAATGTTGAAATATTCACAACTCAGGTAAACAACATCGGCGCCATCAGAAACGTTCAGGTCTGGTCCGACGATTCGAACTGCGTCAACGCTCTCAACATTCGCCGCGCCTACCCCGGTCCCGGAATGATGCGCAACGTGGCCGTCTATGGATGTCAGAACGGTATCTACAGCAATCAGCAGGAGTACAACTTCACCTTCGAAGACATCACTCTTGAAGGACAGACTGTCGCAGGAATCGGCAGCATGAACATGAAGTTCAGCATCCGTCACCTCCTCAGTGACAACACGGTCCCCGCACTTCAAGCTGAGCTCTTTCACGCCAACACCACCATCATGGATTCGGAACTCTTCGGAGACAACTCCACCGGCATCGGTCTGCAGAATGGCAAAGAGAACGGCCAGCAGGGTTGTCACCTCTACACTCGAAACGTAAAAGTCGTTGGCTACGCAACCTCAGAGGCAGACTACTGCGTCACTCCCTCCAAAACCTACAAGGGCGACTTGGCAGAGACTTGGTCGGGCGAAGCTCAGACCGTGTTCGATCAGACCGCCCCTCCGGCATCTCTTCATCTTCCAGAATCCGAGACGCCTCAGCCCAATGACCCCGATCCACGCACATGGACGATGCTGGGGACCTCTCCTGCAACCTGGGCAGCCATTATCTCCGGATCGAAATCTCCGACCGTCTACGCGCCTCCAGGCCAATATGGAGGCAATGGCGCATACGCAATCACAGTTCCTGACACGGTCAATCATCTCCAGTTTTTTAACGCCATGCCGACCCCGGGGCGCACCTACACCATCAATCTCACAATCGCAGGTTCTTCGAAGACTCCCTTGATCATCGAAGGCTGCCCCAACAACGCCTGCGTCATCACTCACACAGGATCAAGAACTCTGGTCCTGATCGACGACAACACCTACAACTATTCGACTGCGGCAGGTGCCGGCAATCTTTACATCGATGACGTTATCCTCGGCTCCAACAATAATCCGGAAAATACGGTCACGTTCTATCCTGGCCAGCATATCTGGGCGCGGCAGCTCGATGAAGAGCCTGCTCGCGCGGACAAGATAACCTGTAATGGCTGCACACTTTGGATTCTCGGCTACAAAACCGAACACAACGGCACCGACATCGTAGCTACTAACGCCCAGATCGAGCTCTTCGGATTTTTTTACTACAAGCTCTCCCTCGCCGCCCCCGATTCAACAACCATGCAGATCACCGATTCGAGCCTCTTCGCCACCGGCTATGAAAACATCAACATCGCCGGTTACGGAGCGCCGAACTGGGTCATCGAAACTCGAAACGGCACAACCTCACATCTCGTCGCTCCCGGTGTCAACAGCCCTCAACACCTCCACGTCTTCTATTCCTACGGTGGGAAAAAAGCATCAACCACTCCCGTCCGAAAGTTCCACAACACAATCCAGAACTTCTAA
- a CDS encoding glycosyltransferase family 4 protein — MNVLLSAYACMPNSGSEPGNGWNWAKHLAERGINVTVLTRGEGREEIEAYRRDHPNANVAFGYVTVPTKLFKPGTGMHYALWQMFAVGVARSLNRQRRFDLVHHVTYTSIHVPTQLWRLGIPTVFGPVGGGQTAPASMLGYFGSSRRSEESRTLLTKALPYSPLHRRWLGKMSTVLAANEDTLRLIKKMGRSEVRLQFDNGVGTDYLAQGPRNFNPDAGPVRLIWVGRILPRKALPMALDALAKVQHDWTLTIVGNGLAEATVRQMIAERGLSDRVHWAGRRLTWEEVRAAYLEHDVLLFTSLRETSGVQLLEAMALGLPVITLDLHGARDVVPEEAGIKVPVTTPAEVVCGLAAAIDRFASLSVEEKNAMSRASWEFARTNTWTSRAAAAEQLYTELVGRQREG; from the coding sequence ATGAATGTTCTGCTGTCGGCTTATGCGTGCATGCCGAACTCCGGCTCTGAACCTGGCAACGGCTGGAACTGGGCGAAGCATCTGGCAGAACGTGGAATCAACGTGACGGTTCTGACTCGTGGTGAAGGGCGCGAAGAGATTGAAGCTTACCGACGGGATCACCCGAATGCGAATGTTGCCTTTGGTTATGTCACAGTTCCAACGAAGCTGTTCAAACCTGGAACCGGGATGCACTATGCCCTCTGGCAGATGTTCGCGGTTGGAGTTGCGAGGTCTTTGAATCGTCAACGCCGCTTCGATCTGGTGCATCACGTGACGTACACGAGTATTCATGTGCCGACGCAGCTTTGGCGGTTAGGCATTCCGACTGTGTTCGGACCGGTGGGTGGAGGTCAGACGGCACCCGCAAGTATGCTGGGATACTTCGGATCGAGCAGGCGGTCGGAGGAGAGCCGCACGCTGTTGACGAAGGCACTTCCCTACTCTCCGTTGCATAGACGATGGCTCGGGAAGATGAGCACGGTGCTTGCAGCGAATGAAGATACCTTGCGACTTATAAAAAAGATGGGGCGATCGGAAGTGAGGCTTCAGTTCGACAACGGAGTCGGGACGGACTATCTCGCGCAAGGGCCAAGGAATTTCAACCCGGATGCTGGTCCGGTCCGCCTGATCTGGGTAGGAAGGATTTTGCCGAGAAAGGCGCTTCCGATGGCGCTCGATGCACTGGCAAAGGTCCAACATGACTGGACGCTTACGATCGTTGGCAACGGACTCGCAGAGGCGACGGTGAGACAGATGATCGCTGAGCGGGGGTTGAGTGACCGGGTGCACTGGGCTGGACGACGACTAACGTGGGAAGAGGTTCGAGCGGCTTACTTGGAACATGACGTGCTTTTGTTTACGAGCCTTCGTGAGACCTCCGGAGTGCAGTTGCTGGAGGCGATGGCGCTTGGTCTTCCGGTGATTACGCTGGACCTGCATGGAGCGCGCGACGTTGTGCCTGAGGAGGCCGGCATCAAGGTACCCGTGACGACTCCGGCTGAAGTTGTCTGCGGTCTTGCTGCTGCGATCGATCGATTCGCGTCTCTGAGTGTCGAGGAAAAGAATGCGATGTCTCGAGCGAGCTGGGAGTTCGCTAGGACGAACACGTGGACCTCGCGCGCGGCTGCAGCTGAACAGTTGTATACGGAGCTTGTGGGGAGACAACGTGAAGGTTGA